The sequence below is a genomic window from Draconibacterium halophilum.
AGTTTTAGGTTTTATTCTTTTATTTCTTGGTGGCCAAACACAGGCACAAAACAATGAACCGATTAATAGCGGGAAACCCAAAGTGGTAATTGGTATTGTTATTGAAAACATGCGCCCCGATTACATTCAGCGCTTCTGGGATAAATTTCAGTCTAGCGGTTTTAAAAAGATCTACACGCAAGGGGCAGTTTGCCAAAACGTAAAACTTGCACTGCACGAACAAAATTACGCCAGTGGAACGGCCACTCTTTTTACCGGCGTTCATCCATCCATTCACGGAATCGTTTCAAATAAGTGGTACGACCGTTTGAAGAAAAAAGAAATTGACAGCACCGAAGATGACTACTACTTTACAGTTGGTGCCGATACCGAGGCCGGCGATGCTTCACCAAAGAACCTGCTTTCCAACACCCTTACTGATAATCTTAAAATATTAAGCGGCGGTAAAGCCAAAGTTTTTAGTGCTGCGTTAAACCGCGAATCCGCTATTTTTACTGCAGGTCACGCGGCTGACGGAGCCTATTGGTTCGATCCCAAATCGGGAAGAATGATATCGAGTTCGTTTTATGTGAGTACTTTCCCCGATTGGGTGCGTATTTTTAACAGCGAAAATTATGCCGATGTATACAGTCATCGAACCTGGACTACACTGCTCCCGGAAGCAAGCTACACCGAATGCCTGCGCGACGACTATCTGCTGGAGCGCGGTTATTTCGGCGAGTTTAATACTTTCCCGCATTCTATAAATAAATACATTAAACGTACCAACGATTTCAGACCGTTTAAAACAACGCCGTCGGCCAATATGATGATCAAAGATTTCACCCTGCGTTTATTGGAGAACGAAGAAATTGGAGCGGATAACGTAACCGATTTTGTTACGGCTGTTTTTTCGAGCATGGATTATGAAAATGGTTCTTTTGGACCGGCATCGCTTGAAATGATGGACACTTATTTGTACCTCGACCAGTACATTGGAGAATTAGTTGATGCTGCCGAAAAGAAATTCGGACAAGACAACGTTTTGTTTTTCCTGACGGCC
It includes:
- a CDS encoding alkaline phosphatase family protein yields the protein MKAGVVIVLGFILLFLGGQTQAQNNEPINSGKPKVVIGIVIENMRPDYIQRFWDKFQSSGFKKIYTQGAVCQNVKLALHEQNYASGTATLFTGVHPSIHGIVSNKWYDRLKKKEIDSTEDDYYFTVGADTEAGDASPKNLLSNTLTDNLKILSGGKAKVFSAALNRESAIFTAGHAADGAYWFDPKSGRMISSSFYVSTFPDWVRIFNSENYADVYSHRTWTTLLPEASYTECLRDDYLLERGYFGEFNTFPHSINKYIKRTNDFRPFKTTPSANMMIKDFTLRLLENEEIGADNVTDFVTAVFSSMDYENGSFGPASLEMMDTYLYLDQYIGELVDAAEKKFGQDNVLFFLTANTSASYPIEYLKEEFHLTVDYFNIESAIALLTSYLNITYGEKKWIEHYSDLQLYFDHDIISKSDNVTLNELREVSSNFINQFTGVQVSMPAFQLEQGSSANGLFEPLYNTYHKNRSGDFIYTLKEGWQPSYKYKRANYTDQSRIPLVVWGNGIKAQKISTMHNAVDLVPTLAELISVPLPDKCQGKIIKEILEMK